From Hymenobacter sedentarius, a single genomic window includes:
- a CDS encoding 4-alpha-glucanotransferase, with the protein MTIRFSLPYRTVFGQRLAVCGSHPDLGNWQLASAAIMLYDEATGCWSYELTVGDAAAVQGLTYKYALLDANTGSQTWEFGPNRSIAYDASRAPRLQLADYWRSPAQPENELLTAAFTKALFRRPATNGPAAPASKGKKAKSGKAVTVAPVATPTATPMAAPGAGQTLFRLMAPRVPPQYGLCVLGSDPALGAWDNTKGLVLSDKDFPTWAGTVTLQNPTEDCQYKYAIWDAQAGHALDMEGGENRVIPATTNRTAARVFNDEAYRYPDAWRGAGVALPVFAMRSENGFGVGEFADLKLLTDWAVQTGLKLVQILPINDTTATHTWVDSYPYAAISVFALHPQFIHLEGIATLKDKQAASEMAQLKQELNAKDFVDYEPVMNAKWKFLKLLYQQEKKAFLANPDYREFLSSQADWLVPYAAFSALRDRFGTADFQQWPAEFRTPQNLAQLTAETAPDYDEYGLFFFTQFHLDQQLRAAVAYARSRGVVLKGDLPIGIYRHSVDAWTQPELYHMDRQAGAPPDDFSTTGQNWRFPTYNWERMALDGYKWWKQRMGHLARYFDTLRIDHILGFFRIWEMPIESVEGLLGHFSPALPLHRHEIQRRLGWFDYSRLCEPYIRWHMLQDIFQGEAQAVFDEYMYDASYGRIHLKKAVDTQRKIEAYIAQKLAAAPEHADYFAWLQKGLFQLVNEVLFVPAGDDFYHPRITLNKSYSFRELDTDEDRRRLYDDIYVDFFFRRHEEFWRQQGLVKLPPVRYATDMLICGEDLGMVPASVPGVMKELGILGLNIQRMPSNPETEFGHPDTAPYLSVVTTSSHDMSTVRGWWEEDRVRTQRFFETILGHWREVAPFYCEPWVAREIVVQHLHSPAMWAIFPLQDLLAMDRNLRRANPHDEQINVPSNPTHFWKYRLHLPLEELVDAVGFNEPLQALVAASGRS; encoded by the coding sequence ATGACGATACGCTTTTCCCTTCCCTACCGCACCGTGTTTGGCCAGCGCCTGGCCGTGTGCGGCTCCCACCCCGATTTGGGCAATTGGCAGCTGGCCAGTGCGGCCATCATGCTCTACGACGAAGCCACGGGCTGCTGGAGCTATGAGCTGACCGTGGGCGATGCGGCCGCCGTACAAGGCCTTACCTATAAGTATGCCTTGCTCGACGCCAACACCGGCAGCCAGACTTGGGAATTCGGGCCCAACCGCAGCATCGCCTACGATGCTTCCCGCGCGCCGCGCCTGCAGCTGGCCGATTACTGGCGCTCGCCGGCCCAACCCGAAAACGAGCTGCTGACGGCTGCCTTCACCAAGGCCCTGTTTCGGCGGCCCGCCACAAACGGCCCCGCTGCCCCAGCCAGCAAAGGGAAAAAAGCCAAATCCGGCAAAGCCGTGACCGTAGCCCCGGTAGCAACCCCAACGGCTACTCCCATGGCTGCCCCCGGCGCCGGCCAAACCCTGTTTCGCCTGATGGCGCCGCGTGTGCCGCCGCAGTACGGCCTGTGCGTTCTCGGCTCCGACCCGGCCCTGGGCGCCTGGGACAACACCAAAGGCCTGGTGCTGTCGGATAAGGACTTCCCGACCTGGGCCGGCACCGTCACGCTGCAAAACCCTACCGAGGACTGCCAGTACAAATACGCCATCTGGGATGCGCAGGCCGGCCACGCCCTGGACATGGAGGGCGGCGAAAACCGCGTGATTCCCGCCACCACCAACCGCACCGCGGCCCGGGTGTTCAATGACGAAGCCTACCGCTACCCGGATGCGTGGCGCGGCGCCGGCGTGGCCCTGCCCGTATTTGCCATGCGCAGCGAAAACGGCTTCGGCGTGGGCGAGTTTGCCGACCTGAAGCTGCTCACCGATTGGGCCGTGCAAACCGGCCTGAAGCTGGTGCAGATTCTGCCCATCAACGACACCACGGCCACCCACACCTGGGTCGATTCCTACCCGTACGCCGCCATTTCGGTGTTTGCCCTGCATCCGCAGTTCATCCATCTCGAAGGCATCGCCACCCTCAAAGACAAGCAAGCTGCCAGCGAAATGGCCCAGCTCAAGCAGGAGCTGAACGCCAAAGACTTTGTGGACTACGAGCCGGTGATGAACGCCAAGTGGAAGTTTCTCAAGCTGCTCTACCAGCAGGAGAAAAAGGCTTTCCTGGCCAACCCCGACTACCGCGAATTCCTAAGCAGCCAGGCCGATTGGCTGGTGCCCTACGCTGCCTTCTCGGCCCTGCGCGACCGGTTCGGTACCGCCGATTTTCAGCAGTGGCCCGCCGAGTTCCGCACCCCGCAGAACTTAGCTCAACTCACCGCCGAAACCGCTCCTGACTACGACGAGTACGGCCTGTTCTTCTTCACGCAGTTTCACCTCGACCAGCAGCTGCGCGCGGCCGTGGCCTACGCCCGCAGCCGCGGTGTGGTGCTGAAGGGCGACCTGCCCATCGGCATCTACCGCCACTCCGTGGACGCCTGGACCCAGCCCGAGCTCTACCACATGGACCGCCAGGCCGGCGCCCCGCCGGATGATTTCTCCACCACCGGCCAGAACTGGCGCTTCCCCACCTACAACTGGGAGCGCATGGCCCTGGACGGCTATAAGTGGTGGAAGCAGCGCATGGGCCACCTCGCCCGCTACTTCGATACCCTGCGCATCGACCACATCTTGGGCTTCTTCCGCATCTGGGAAATGCCCATTGAATCGGTGGAGGGCTTGTTGGGCCATTTCTCGCCGGCCTTGCCGCTGCACCGCCACGAGATTCAGCGCCGCCTGGGCTGGTTCGACTACAGCCGCCTGTGCGAGCCGTACATCCGCTGGCACATGCTGCAGGACATCTTCCAGGGCGAAGCCCAGGCCGTGTTCGACGAGTACATGTACGACGCCAGCTACGGCCGCATTCACCTGAAGAAGGCCGTGGATACCCAGCGCAAGATTGAGGCCTACATCGCCCAGAAGCTGGCCGCCGCGCCCGAGCACGCCGACTACTTTGCCTGGCTGCAGAAGGGCTTGTTCCAGCTGGTAAACGAGGTGCTGTTTGTGCCCGCCGGCGACGACTTCTACCACCCGCGCATCACCCTGAACAAGAGCTACTCGTTCCGCGAGCTCGACACCGACGAAGACCGCCGCCGCCTCTACGACGACATCTACGTGGACTTCTTCTTCCGCCGCCACGAGGAGTTCTGGCGCCAGCAGGGCCTCGTGAAGCTGCCGCCCGTGCGCTACGCCACCGACATGCTCATTTGCGGCGAAGACCTCGGCATGGTGCCGGCCTCCGTGCCCGGCGTGATGAAGGAACTCGGCATCCTGGGCCTGAACATCCAGCGCATGCCCTCCAACCCCGAAACCGAGTTCGGCCACCCCGACACCGCCCCTTACCTGAGCGTGGTCACGACTAGCAGCCACGACATGAGCACCGTTCGCGGCTGGTGGGAAGAAGACCGGGTGCGCACCCAGCGCTTCTTCGAAACCATCCTGGGCCACTGGCGCGAGGTAGCGCCGTTCTATTGCGAGCCCTGGGTAGCGCGCGAAATCGTGGTGCAGCACCTGCATTCGCCCGCCATGTGGGCCATCTTCCCGCTGCAGGACCTGCTGGCCATGGACCGCAATCTGCGCCGCGCCAACCCGCACGACGAGCAAATCAACGTGCCCAGCAACCCCACGCACTTCTGGAAGTACCGCCTACACCTGCCCCTGGAGGAACTGGTAGACGCCGTAGGCTTCAACGAGCCGCTGCAGGCGCTGGTCGCCGCCAGCGGCCGCAGCTGA
- a CDS encoding translocation/assembly module TamB domain-containing protein produces the protein MSTFFRRALYGLLGLLALVLVLVVAVVVVLQFPAGQDFVAHRAESYLRGKLKTEVRIGKFRTDFRHAINLDGVYLADQQRDTLLSVGHLGVDLDILALLHSQINVSNVELNDGRVRLTRTEPDSANNYDFIIDAFVDPNAPTDTTASKLKYDIGKLRLTNIYFTQNDQITGSDVRARLGELTVNMDEVDVDKSIYKVDNAALRRAYIAIVQTKTAPEVDNPGPTEPLTLQFGLNKATLDSVAFTYKNNPAAQFISTNIGLADITARNIDLRNERIDLTKLTLKNTRFAYAQNENVPVEERVVNPAEAVRKLDEAADKTKAATGQPLKWRVTLAQSDISGLDVAFDNFNQPKQRTRLPAMDYNHLHFSDLVLNTRDFSFSENRTTAKVDNLAGREQSGFLVNKWRADVVYDSVQIRLDSLDLITPHTRIRRTLAIGYESLAALGNSKNLPNLKIEGDLRNVRLGFRDILYLAPDLASTSPFNTGPNQSVLLNGQIAGRVGNFTVRNLEFVGLRNTVLRARRGRIQGLPNVDSRLYADLDIQQFSTTEADIRSLVPKGSIPTNISIPQSLAVSGTFRGRPTTLQFNTNLQLRSTYGDMAFSGNLGAAQANGRQPVVGTFATKGFDFGRLLKNPQLGRVTATGRINATGNLKDPGTLVGQVNANVQSARYNGYNYHGVVAKVDLDRNRYVISANSKNDPNLNLDLQAVVNLRDPRNPTYEVTSLNLRGANLTALGFYTGGDLRVQGNLNANLTGSSLNTLNGTFRGTNVVLVRDNQPFAFDTLSAKITQTATRAALDFTSNIVAAKLDGNVHLGDLAPELEQHLDRYFDLPGVRYVPSAADRHFTYAVQLKDGKLATKLVPGLKQISPFTLAGDYSRQAARLTANTSIPIIRYNNYRIDSLRLNVGSDASKLDYGLRMAQAAQDTTLKLRRPSIIGNVANNKVFTRAAILGDSSTHERLALAGTLQSLPVPGRRDQVIYQFSAAPEQVLNYQNWTAGPNNYVRYYPTGAVVADGLRLTNGRSSLALQSQNPAVPTSPLGVTFTNFELAELARIVQQQDSLVAGTLNGTARIDNLGTKRQAFTADATVNNLVFQKAAIGDIALRATNPAPSRYDVDARLTGGAAGSVGGSGNDVHLTGTYLASSATPLNFTVDANRLNLKLVEPFSVGQVRSATGFVHGQLSVTGAPATPQIRGTLTTSDDAGFTVPQLGSPFRLPNQDLTFDNRGIAFHNFTVLDSASNKAVANGYLLTKDFINYSFDMRATTNNFMAVRSTRANNELFYGRLVLDSDTRLTGPVSLIKVDTRVTVVEGSNLTVESPNATPTAVERAGVVEFIDKSAPLDTMLARKVALDTTKVDATGYDLTAVVTINDRTPFTIVIDPVSGDNLRVRAAGTLNTNIAPDGTITLSGRLDVARGQYHMSLYDLASRDFIIRRGSSITWDGDPYNADLNVTALYKVRAAPAELLAGQGTDDPTSNTLARNRLPFNVLLNVTDQISKPTIGFDITLPENQRGALSGQVEAKLAQLRQPTQNSEMSKQVFSLLVLGRFVAQNPFQTSSGEGVVASQLRGSASAVLTDQLNNITDKYLSGLGLDLGLTNQADYSSGEARSRTDLNVAVRRQLLNNRLTVRVGTDIALSGNTGTQTTTGQTPPSNLAGDVSLEYSLLADGRLRVRVFRQNAYEDIDGQIVRTGAGLVFQREYRDLADLFSKVPKSIKEERKENRKQEKVEKKAEQDSVQSQPTARVDTSRVKPTAKNR, from the coding sequence TTGTCCACTTTTTTTCGCCGTGCCCTTTACGGACTGCTAGGGCTCCTGGCCCTGGTTCTGGTCCTCGTAGTAGCTGTAGTGGTGGTGTTGCAATTTCCCGCGGGGCAGGATTTTGTGGCCCACCGGGCCGAAAGCTACCTGCGCGGCAAGCTCAAGACGGAGGTACGCATCGGGAAATTTCGCACCGATTTCCGCCACGCCATCAACCTCGACGGCGTGTACCTGGCCGACCAGCAGCGCGACACCCTGCTGTCGGTGGGCCACCTCGGCGTCGACCTCGACATCCTGGCGCTGCTGCACAGCCAAATCAACGTGTCGAACGTGGAGCTGAACGACGGCCGCGTGCGCCTGACCCGCACCGAGCCCGACTCGGCAAACAACTACGACTTCATCATCGATGCCTTCGTGGACCCCAACGCGCCCACCGACACCACGGCCTCCAAGCTCAAGTACGACATCGGCAAGCTGCGGCTCACCAACATCTACTTCACCCAAAACGACCAGATAACCGGCTCCGACGTGCGCGCCCGCCTCGGCGAGCTCACGGTGAATATGGACGAGGTAGATGTGGATAAGTCTATCTACAAAGTGGATAACGCGGCCCTCCGTCGAGCTTACATTGCCATTGTGCAAACCAAAACGGCCCCGGAAGTGGATAACCCCGGCCCTACCGAGCCGCTCACGCTCCAGTTTGGCCTAAATAAGGCGACCCTCGACAGCGTGGCCTTTACTTATAAGAACAACCCCGCAGCTCAATTTATCAGCACCAACATTGGGCTGGCCGACATCACGGCCCGCAACATTGACCTGCGCAACGAGCGGATTGACCTCACCAAGCTTACCCTCAAAAACACGCGCTTCGCCTACGCCCAAAACGAAAACGTGCCCGTGGAAGAACGGGTGGTGAACCCTGCCGAGGCCGTGCGCAAGCTCGACGAAGCCGCCGACAAGACCAAGGCCGCCACCGGCCAACCCCTGAAGTGGCGCGTGACCCTGGCCCAATCCGACATCAGCGGCCTGGACGTGGCCTTCGACAACTTCAACCAGCCTAAGCAGCGCACCCGCCTGCCGGCCATGGACTACAACCACCTCCACTTCTCGGATTTGGTGCTGAACACGCGGGACTTTTCCTTTTCCGAAAACCGCACCACGGCCAAGGTAGACAACCTGGCCGGCCGCGAGCAAAGCGGATTTCTGGTGAATAAGTGGCGCGCCGATGTGGTGTACGACTCGGTGCAAATCCGCCTCGACAGCCTCGATTTGATTACGCCGCACACCCGCATCCGGCGTACGCTGGCCATTGGCTACGAAAGCCTGGCGGCCCTGGGCAACTCCAAGAACCTGCCCAACCTGAAGATTGAAGGCGATTTGCGCAACGTGCGCCTCGGCTTCCGCGACATTCTGTACCTGGCCCCGGACCTGGCCAGCACCTCCCCGTTCAATACCGGCCCCAATCAGTCGGTGCTGCTGAACGGGCAGATTGCCGGGCGCGTGGGCAACTTCACGGTGCGCAACCTGGAGTTTGTGGGGCTGCGCAACACGGTGCTGCGCGCCCGGCGCGGCCGCATCCAGGGCCTGCCCAACGTGGACTCGCGGCTGTACGCCGACCTCGATATTCAGCAGTTCAGCACCACCGAGGCCGATATCCGCAGCTTGGTCCCAAAGGGTAGTATTCCAACCAACATCAGCATTCCGCAGTCGCTGGCCGTTAGCGGCACGTTCCGGGGGCGACCTACTACGCTGCAGTTCAACACCAACCTACAGCTGCGCAGCACCTACGGCGACATGGCGTTTAGCGGCAACCTGGGGGCGGCGCAGGCCAACGGCCGCCAGCCGGTGGTGGGCACGTTTGCCACCAAGGGGTTTGACTTTGGCCGGCTGCTGAAAAACCCGCAGCTGGGCCGCGTCACGGCCACCGGGCGCATCAATGCCACGGGCAACCTGAAAGACCCCGGCACGCTGGTGGGCCAGGTGAATGCCAACGTGCAAAGCGCCCGCTACAACGGCTACAACTACCACGGCGTGGTGGCCAAGGTGGACCTCGACCGCAACCGCTACGTCATCAGCGCCAACAGCAAGAACGACCCCAACCTGAACTTGGACCTGCAGGCCGTAGTGAACCTGCGCGACCCGCGCAACCCCACCTACGAAGTGACCTCGTTGAACCTGCGCGGCGCCAACCTCACGGCCCTGGGCTTCTACACCGGCGGCGACCTGCGCGTGCAGGGCAACCTCAACGCCAACCTTACCGGCTCCAGCCTCAACACCCTCAACGGTACCTTCCGGGGAACCAACGTGGTGCTGGTGCGCGACAACCAGCCCTTTGCCTTCGATACGCTGAGTGCCAAAATCACGCAGACGGCCACGCGGGCCGCGCTGGATTTCACCTCCAACATCGTGGCCGCGAAGCTCGATGGCAACGTGCACCTCGGCGACCTGGCCCCGGAGCTGGAGCAGCACCTCGACCGCTACTTCGACCTGCCCGGTGTGCGCTACGTGCCCAGCGCCGCCGACCGCCACTTCACCTACGCCGTGCAGCTGAAAGACGGCAAGCTGGCCACCAAGCTGGTGCCCGGCCTCAAGCAGATTTCGCCCTTTACGCTGGCCGGCGACTACAGCCGCCAGGCCGCCCGCCTCACGGCCAACACCAGCATTCCCATCATCCGGTACAACAACTACCGCATCGATTCGCTGCGCCTGAACGTGGGCTCCGACGCCAGCAAGCTCGATTATGGCTTGCGCATGGCCCAGGCCGCGCAGGACACCACCCTAAAGCTGCGCCGCCCCAGCATCATCGGCAACGTGGCCAACAATAAGGTATTCACCCGCGCGGCCATCCTCGGCGATTCTTCTACCCACGAGCGGCTGGCGCTGGCCGGCACACTGCAGTCCTTGCCCGTGCCCGGCCGCCGCGACCAGGTTATTTACCAGTTTTCGGCCGCCCCCGAGCAGGTGCTCAACTACCAGAACTGGACGGCTGGCCCCAACAACTACGTGCGCTACTACCCCACCGGCGCCGTGGTGGCCGATGGCCTGCGCCTCACCAACGGCCGCAGCAGCCTGGCGTTGCAAAGCCAGAACCCGGCCGTGCCCACTTCGCCGCTGGGCGTCACGTTTACCAATTTTGAGCTAGCCGAGCTCGCCCGCATCGTGCAGCAGCAGGACTCCTTGGTGGCCGGCACGCTCAACGGCACGGCCCGCATCGACAACCTGGGTACTAAGCGCCAGGCCTTCACGGCCGATGCCACGGTGAATAACCTGGTGTTTCAGAAAGCCGCCATCGGCGACATTGCCCTGCGGGCCACCAACCCCGCCCCCAGCCGCTACGACGTGGACGCCCGCCTCACCGGCGGCGCAGCCGGCAGCGTGGGCGGCAGCGGCAACGACGTACACCTCACGGGCACCTACCTGGCCAGCAGCGCCACCCCGCTCAACTTCACCGTGGATGCCAACCGGCTCAACCTGAAACTAGTGGAGCCGTTCTCGGTGGGCCAGGTGCGCAGCGCCACCGGCTTCGTGCACGGGCAGCTGAGCGTGACCGGCGCGCCCGCCACGCCCCAGATTCGCGGCACGCTCACCACTTCCGACGACGCCGGCTTTACCGTGCCGCAGCTGGGCTCGCCCTTCCGCCTGCCCAACCAAGACCTCACGTTTGACAACCGGGGCATTGCCTTCCACAACTTCACCGTGCTGGATTCGGCCTCTAACAAAGCCGTGGCCAACGGCTACCTGCTAACCAAGGACTTCATCAACTACTCCTTCGACATGCGGGCCACGACCAACAACTTCATGGCCGTGCGCAGCACCCGCGCCAACAACGAGCTGTTCTACGGCCGTTTGGTGCTCGATTCGGACACGCGCCTGACCGGGCCGGTTTCGCTCATCAAAGTCGACACCCGGGTGACGGTGGTGGAGGGCTCAAACCTGACCGTGGAATCGCCGAATGCCACGCCCACGGCAGTGGAGCGGGCAGGCGTAGTGGAGTTCATCGACAAAAGCGCCCCGCTCGATACCATGCTGGCCCGCAAAGTGGCGCTGGACACCACCAAGGTAGACGCCACCGGCTACGACCTGACGGCGGTGGTTACCATCAACGACCGCACGCCGTTTACCATCGTCATCGACCCGGTGAGCGGCGATAACCTGCGCGTGCGGGCCGCCGGCACCCTCAACACCAACATTGCGCCGGACGGCACCATCACCCTGAGCGGGCGGCTCGACGTGGCGCGCGGCCAGTACCACATGTCGCTCTACGACCTGGCCTCGCGCGATTTCATCATCCGCCGGGGCTCGTCCATCACCTGGGACGGCGACCCCTACAACGCCGACCTCAACGTGACGGCCCTGTACAAGGTGCGGGCCGCGCCCGCCGAGCTGCTGGCCGGCCAGGGCACCGACGACCCCACCAGCAACACCCTCGCGCGCAACCGCCTCCCCTTCAACGTGCTGCTGAACGTGACTGACCAAATCAGCAAGCCCACCATTGGCTTCGACATCACGCTGCCCGAAAACCAGCGCGGCGCCCTGAGCGGGCAGGTAGAAGCCAAGCTGGCCCAGCTGCGCCAGCCCACCCAGAACTCAGAAATGAGCAAGCAGGTGTTTTCGCTGCTGGTGCTGGGCCGTTTCGTGGCTCAGAACCCCTTCCAGACCAGCAGCGGCGAGGGCGTGGTGGCCAGCCAGCTGCGCGGCAGCGCCAGCGCCGTGCTCACCGACCAGCTCAACAACATCACCGACAAGTACCTCTCGGGCCTGGGCCTGGACCTGGGCCTCACCAACCAGGCCGACTACAGCTCAGGCGAGGCCCGCAGCCGCACCGATCTGAACGTGGCCGTGCGCCGCCAGCTGCTCAACAACCGCCTCACCGTGCGCGTGGGCACCGACATTGCCCTGAGCGGCAACACCGGCACCCAAACCACCACCGGCCAGACGCCCCCCAGCAACCTGGCCGGCGACGTGAGCCTGGAATACTCGCTGCTGGCCGATGGCCGCCTGCGGGTGCGCGTGTTCCGCCAGAATGCTTACGAGGATATTGATGGCCAAATCGTGCGCACGGGCGCCGGCCTGGTGTTCCAGCGCGAGTACCGCGACCTGGCCGACCTGTTCTCGAAAGTGCCAAAAAGCATCAAGGAAGAGCGAAAAGAGAACCGCAAGCAGGAAAAAGTGGAGAAGAAGGCCGAGCAGGATTCCGTCCAGAGCCAGCCCACGGCCCGGGTCGACACTTCGCGGGTGAAGCCGACCGCCAAGAACCGTTAA